aattagccatttttttttatcccctctttttttctatctttctaTCTAAAGTAAAACTTTGAATATTATAAcacttttttcaaaattttgccAAACATAGATATCTGTTTAatgtaaaaaaagaaattacTTCGAAAAAACTAATGCttttgaaataaaagaaaaaaattcttatttattCGATTGGGTCATGGTATACTCATGGATTGGCAAGTTCCTATTTGGAAGGCTGTAACTTCTTAACCGCTGCAGTCTCTACTCCTACTAATAGTTTAGCACACTCTTTGTTGTTACTATGGGGTCCTGAAGCACAAGGAGATTTTACCCGTTGGTGTCAATTAGGTGGTCTGTGGACTTTTGTTGCTCTCCACGGCGCTTTCGCATTAATAGGTTTCTTTGTTACTAAACCATAGATCTATTCCCCTTTTCAATTAAATGGGAAATATTCCCTATACCCAAAATTCTGAGTTTCATGTTACTCACTTCCAGAGACACGTCAGATCTGGGACATCCCAAATCAATTGATTGGAATGACAGTTTATTGTTCAAAATCTGtacaataaaaattttgatcAAATCACACATCGCAGTAAACTAGACCTTCTAATTCTTTAAGAGGTTTATCCAAAAGATTCGCGATATAACTAGGAAGACGTTTCAAATACCACACATGGGTTACTGGGCATGCGAGTTTTATATAGCCCATTTGATATCTACGTATCCGAGAATCAACAAATTCTACCCCACATTGTTCGCAAAATTTTTGgttgtctttttttttctctccgATCACTCGATAATTTCCACAAGCACAAATTCCACTTTTTACAGGTCCAAAAATTCTTTTGGAATTCATTTATTTCTTGCAGGGGTGGCTTGTTTTGGTTTTGGCGCATTTCATGTAACAGGATTGTATGGTCCTGGGATATGGGTGTCCGATCCTTATGGCCTAACCGGAAGGGTTCAATCCGTAAATCCCGCATGGGGTGTAGAAGGTTTTGATCCTTTTGTTCCGGGAGGAATAGCCTCTCATCATATTGCAGCAGGGACATTGGGCATATTGGCGGGCCTTTTCCATCTTAGTGTACGTCCACCCCAACGTCTATACAAAGGATTGCGTATGGGAAATATTGAAACCGTCCTTTCCAGTAGTATCGCTGCTGTATTTTTTGCAGCTTTTGTTGTTGCTGGAACTATGTGGTATGGTTCAGCAACAACTCCGATTGAATTATTTGGCCCCACTCGTTATCAATGGGATCAGGGATACTTCCAACAAGAAATATATCGACGAGTTAGTGCTGGGCTAGCCGAAAATCAAAGTTTATCAGAAGCTTGGTCTAAAATTCCCGAAAAATTAGCTTTTTATGATTACATCGGCAATAATCCGGCAAAAGGGGGCTTATTTAGAGCGGGCTCAATGAATAATGGAGATGGAATAGCCGTCGGTTGGTTAGGACATCCTATCTTTAGAGATAAAGAGGGGCGTGAGATGATAAAAAAAGCATCCGTATTCTTTTTGATCTCTTATCAATTTCATAAAATGGACTTTCTAAAGACCCCCAACGACCAATTCTCCCATGAATAGCTAGAGATCCAATAAGTCCAACATTGATTCCTTCAGACGTATCAATTGGACAAATGCGTCCATAATGACTAGGATGGATATCTCGTATCCGAAAACTAGCAGTTCGCCCCGTCACCCCTCCGGGGCCCAAATAACTCAATTTTCTACCATGAACTATTTGGGTCAATGGATTGGTTCGATCCAGAACTTGAGATAATGGATGTAATCCAAAAAAAGATTCAAAAGTAGTTGTTGGTGGAGTTGAAGTCACCAAATTCTGAGGAGTCGGTATCAATTTAAGTCTAATTGCTCCACATATAGTTCCTCTAACCATATTTTCTAAACGAACCAGAGCCAATCCGAATTGATCTTGTAAGAGATCTGCTACGGAACGAATACGTTTATTTTTCAAATGATTCATATCATCAAGTGTACCCATTCCAAATTTCATTCCAATCAAATGATCGGCAGCTGCCAATATATCTCGTGGTAACAAAAATGTATTGTTCTGAGGTATATCAAGATTCAATCTTCGATTCAGATTTCGTCGACCAATCCTTCCTAATTCACATCGttggtgaaaaatttttttttgtaattccTTGCACAAAGATTCAGAAAATACAGGATCTCCGCCTACACAAGCAAATTGTTGATAAAACTCCAAAATGGCGTTTTCTTTTgacccaattttttttttttccttttcattcaagaaagacAAGAAGAGTTCGGGATAGCAAACATTCTCTAGAATTTCGTTTAAATTCAAACCCATAGCTGATAGTAGAACTAGAATAGATATTTTCTGTTTCCTACTGACACGAGCCCATATCTTTGCTTTTCTATCAATCTCTAGTTCTAATCTCCCTCCCCAATCCGATATTATAGTGCCAGTATAGACCAAAATCCCGTTATGGTCCAATTCTGACCGATAATAGATACCAGGGCTTTCCAATATTTGATTGATTACAATTCTATAAATTCCATTTACTATAGAAGTTCCCAAGGAGTTCATTAGAGGAATATTTCCAATAAAAATTGTTTGTTCTTGGATATCCTTATTGTTTTTCCAAATTAATCCCGCAGATACATATAATTCAGAGGAATATGTAAGTGATTCATATACagcatctttttcttttatcaaGGGTTCTACCAATTGGTATGTTTCCGCAAATAATTGAAATTCGATTTCTTGATCCAGATCTTCCATTTTTGGAAACTTATAAAGTTCTTCTCTTAAGCCCCGATCAATGAACCTACAAAACCCTTCAAATTGTATCTGATTCAATCCCGGTATTGTAGACATTCCCGCATTTTCACCCccaatcattttttattttcccCTTGTATTTTTTAGAAAATGTCCCATCATTTGCTGTCTCATTATTCATCGAATAACATGAATAAAATTAGCAATAATGGAATTGTTGTTGCTTTTACCGAATCACATGAAATTTTTTTACCAACCCCGTATAGGAAATACCTGTTAGGAAGAAACAAAAAAGGTGGGAATCGAATTTAATACTCAAATTTGAATTTGCAACAAAACAAACGGATAGAATCCAAATGGAAAGGAATTGAAACGATCCAACTCGACTTCTTGGTTTTTTTAGAATATCCAAAAAATGGATTCCATTTATAACATAATAACATTATTATGTTATGATATTACATATTTCAATTCGATTTGGATACCGGGAAAAAAATCGACTCGGGATTTGTTCGGCTCGATAAAAACCTAATCTAATAATCCTAAACAATATAATATAGAACAATATAATAGAAATCATAGAATTCATTTTAGAATACTTAATCCCtcccttttcaattttttttttccaaattcaaaattatcaaaattatatatatagatttcTATTATATTAATAGGGAGAATTCGAATTTACAAAGGTGGGAGAGTTTACACACCACCCCTTCTTATTTGAGAATACAATTGGAATACGTAATAAAGCTAGTATATTTATTAAACCTGCACAAATCTAACTTCCGTTGCTATAGCTAGCCATATATCTAGTATCCAGATTAGATACATGTCTCTTCCTTTTATAGCAGTCCTATTTATTCGGTACAGAGCATGTCGTAGTCAATTTTTCAATTTctattgaatttattttttcaaggAAAACTTCTTTCAATTATGGAAGCACGAGAATCTTATTTCAAATTCTGGTATATACGTATCATATGCGGAATACGGATAAGATACCCGATAGATATTATCTCTGTAACAATTTCTAGTTATATTCTAGGGTTTACATATACTGACAGTTACTGTTATAATTAAAATGGAGAAggttttttgaataaaaaaaagcaatattgataaattttgtatcaaattgcatttttttTATCTCATAACGACAAAACCATCTTCTCATTTCGATTTCAAGAATTGTTCAGGAATTGTATAGTTAACGGTTCCGTTTTGTCCTTCCATTATTGCGTTTGTCGATCAAAGTGCATAtctctttttcaataaaaaaaggGTATTCTCATATATATATCGTTTTGGCGGCATGGCCGAGCGGTAAGGCGGGGGACTGCAAATCCTTTTTCCCCAGTTCAAATCCGGGTGTCGCCTGATCGACAAGAGAATTGAATTTTGaccttttaattaaaaaaatgagaggAAAAACGAATTTATCTGTAATGTTTTCCGACTCTACTAGAAATCTGATCAAAACTTGTTTGATGTTCTAATAGAATTTATTGAATTGTTTCGTGTTAATATAATAGTTTTAGTGCAGAATCGAATCCCCCTTTGACTCTGTACCAGcgatttaaataaatatatatagttattataGTTTCTAGTATTCTCAGTGATTAGattaataccaaaaaaaaacaACAAGAATTAGTGAACAATAGTAAAATAATTCCTTcatagttatattttttatagagaTAGGAGAAAAAATTCACATGGATATAGTAAATCTTGCTTGGGCTGCTTTAATGGTAGTTTTCACATTTTCCCTTTCTCTCGTAGTATGGGGAAGAAGTGGACTTTAAAGGTACAACTAATTGGGGTGGGGGATCCAACTGTATCAATTGTTTTCTAGCTGGGTTATTAAATTTTTCTAttgaatatttttcattttcttttaattaatacCATACCAATTCCTTTAATTCAAATATATCCGCATTTTGGAAGTCTATTTTATTTGAGTGGTGTAATGTATTCTATGCATACTAAATACAAAATACTCTGTCAATCACCCAAATAGTGAAATTATTACCTTATTCTTGTTAAGGGGATGAAAAAAAGATAGGAAATTTTTTCCTATTCCAACCTAATTCTTCCTAAGATTTCTATTTAGATGAACTGGCTCTTACCAAAGTTATATATCGAAAATGAGTAACCGCGGAACCCCCTTTAACACCCCTTTTCCCTTTTTTCCCCTCTTTTCAAAGTTGGATTTCTAAGTTCTTTATTGAACTCATTTATTTGCAATCATGGTTAAAATGTAAAAAAGATTGGGGTTGACTACCAATCTTTTCAAAATACAGAAAAAGCTTCTCGTAGAAACTACCGATCATTTGTTAACTATTACAACTATTCCAACTATTTAATCAATTACTTCTTGGAAATGCTAAAAGtattactcaatttttttatatgataccGGGCCGGGATTGATATTAAGAATCAGAAACCCATAAATTTGAATAGCAAAAATAAGAGTTGCTTTTGGattattacatatatattttagtGGAACCAATACAAAAAATGgatgaaataaagaaaaaattggaGCTACTATGTACATTAGATATAATGATGTAATGGAATTGAAATTCGATATATATAAGTCTATATATAAGAAGGTCGATCTGAATATTTAGATACATATTGTAGATTGATCCATATTATATTATAGAGTAAAACTTTTTGCACTACAATTATAGAATAGataatatagataatatggtagaaagaaatcaaattgatttcTTTCTACCATATTATCTATCCAGATTTTATAGAATTCTGTTGCTTCTAGTCCGATTATTTCATTTATTAAATCTTAAGCAAAAATAGaatcttttttttcattcactGTATTGACATGAATTAAGAAATGAAATCATGTTTTAAGTCAAATTAGTCACTTTGACTTACCGTCTTTACATAAATTATAAGTAAAAAGGCAGTGGGAACTAGAATGAACAGTGCAGTAGCAATAAATGCCAGAATATTTACTTCCATAATCTCtatgctttttttcttttatttccaaTAAATAACAATTATTTCAGATTCGACAAAATCTGGATATCCGATATAGATGaaagaaagtaaataaaatGGGTGGAAACATTTTTCAATAGCGGAATATATTTCTAATAAATTCTACAGTTCcgacataattaaaaaaaaaacatcttaATGCGATTCTAATCGCAAGGAAAAAAAGGGGGTATGGCGAAATTGGTAGACGCTACGGACTTAATTGGATTGAGCCTTGGTATGGAAACTTACCAAGTGATAACTTTCAAATTCAGAGAAACCCTGGAATTAACAATGGGTAATCCTGAGCCAAATCCCGTTTTCGGAAAGGAAATAAACATTAAGAAAGCGAGAATAAAAAAGGGATAGGTGCAGAGACTCAATGGAAGCTGTTCTAACAAATGGAGTTGACGACCTTTCCTTTCGCGTGAGGAAAGGAATCCTTCTGTACAAATGAAATTCTCGAAAGGCTATACAGAAATATGTATATAGACTTGTTTACGTATTTGTACTGAAATACTATTTCAATTGATTAATGAATACACTACTCGAAATCCCTATTTTTGAATCCTTATATCACAAATGGAAAGATGTCTATCACAAATGAAAGATGTGAATCAAATCAATTCCAAGTTAAAGAAATAATTGAATATTCATATTAACTGATCAATTTATTCACTCCATCCTAGTCTGATAGATCCTCTGAAGAACTGATTAATCGGACGAGAATAAAGATAGAGTCCCATTCTACATGTCAATCTCGACAACAATGAAATTTATAGGAAGAGGAAAATCCGTCGACTTAAGAAATCGTGAGGGTTCAAGTCCCTCTATCCCCAAAAGACCTGCTTAACTCTCTAATTCTTTTTCCCatatgttagtttttttttttcaatttttgaaattcgTTATGTGTCTTATTTAGTATAGTCTTTCACAAATGGATTCGAGTAgagtttttctttctttttcttatcacaATCAACAATCATAAGTATTTGTTTGGAATATGTATTGGAATACATTGGAATCTATTTGGACTATGGAATAAGAATAatatattcttatatatatatgctaataataataatatatattctaattagaatttttttttgtcttgttTTTAGTTGATATGGAGTCATTGACATATATTTAAGTAATCTAATAAGATTAATATGATGCCTCAAGAGAGGTCGGGATAGCTCAGCTGGTAGAGCAGAGGACTGAAAATCCTCGTGTCACCAGTTCAAATCTGGTTCCTGGCACATGATGAATTTGTATGAGTTTACTAGGGGATTTCACTTGGAAAAGAGAATGTTCCATACTAATGGACTCGGGTGCATAACCATAACTATGGGTTCCAATGTACGAGATCTTGTAGCACTTACCAATGAGGCCCTATCGATTAGTATTATACAAAAGAAATCCATTATAGACACTAATATAATTAGATCTGCTCTTCATAGACAAACTTGGGATTTGCGATCCCAGGTAAGATCGGTTCAGGATCATGGGATCCTTTTCTATCAGATAGGAAGGGCTATCTCAAAAAATGTACTTCTAAGTAATTGCTCCATAGATCCTATATCTATCTATATGAAGAAGAAATCTTGTAACGAGGGGGATTCTTATTTGTACAAATGGTACTTCGAACTTGGAACGAGCATGAAGGAATTAACGATACTTCTTTATCTTTGAGTTGTTCTGCCGGATCGGTCGCTCAAGACCTTTGGTCTCTACCCGGACCTGATGAAAAAAATGGGATCACTTCTTATGGACTCGTTGAGAATGATTCTGATCTAGTTCATGGCCTATTAGAAGTAGAAGGCGCTCTGGTGGGATCCTCACGGACAGAAAAAGGTTGCAGTCAGTTTGATAATGATCGAGTGACATTGCTTCTTCGGTCCGAACCAAGGAATCCCTTAAATATGATTCAAAAAGGATCTTGTTTTATCGTTGATCAGAGATTTCtctatgaaaaatatgaatCGGAGTTTGAAGAAGGGGAAGGAGTCCTCGACCCGCAACAGATGGAGGAGGATTTATTCAATCACATAGTTTGGGCTCCTAGAATATGGCGCCCTTGGGGCTTTCTATTTAATTGTATCGAAAGGCCCAATGAATTGGGATTTCCCTATTGGGCCAGGTCATTTCGGGGCAAGCGGATCATTTATGAGGAAGAGGATGAGCTTCAAGAGAATGATTCGGAGTTCTTGCAGGGTGGAACCATGTAGTACCAGACACGAGATAGATCTTCCAAAGAACAAGGCTTTTTTCAAATAAGCCAATTCATTTGGGACCCTGCGGATCCACTCTTTTTCCTATTGAAAGATCAGCCTTTTGTCTCTGTCTCTGTGTTTTCACATCGACAATTCTTTGCAGATGAAGAGATGTCAAAGGGGCTTCTTACTTCCCAAACAGATCTTCCTACATCTATATATAAACGCTGGTTTATCAAGAATACGCAAGAAAAGCATTTCGAATTGTTGATTCATCGCCAGAGATGGCTTAGAACCAATAGTTCATTATCTAATGGATTTTTCCATTCTAATACTCTATCCGAGAGTTATCAATATTTATCAAATATGTTCCTATCTAACGGAACGCTATTGGATCAAATGACAAAGACATTGTTGAGAAAAAGATGGCTTTTCCCGGATGAAATGGTTGTTGCTATCTGCTCCAATAACGAATCATTGGTTTAACTGAATAACTAAATCAAATAGATAGacctttctttctctttgtctCAGGTCGATAGCTCTTCTCAATTGAAAGATACCCTATATTGATAATACACATTCCAGTTGACCGAGCCTAATTCTAATTGTTTTGTTCCGAAGCAAAGATATCCACGGGGCGGTTTGTCCTATTCAGATATTCACGACCAAGAAGTACTGAATTCTCTTTCTTTTCGGATAGCCCTGAAAGGAGAAGGAAGGTTGGAATGCCAACAGGCGTCTATTATGGAATTCACCCGACCCGAGAGTACCCATTTGGGGAACGTCCGGTGCAAAAGTAATTGAATGGGTAAGTCGCCAATCCCTAAAACGGACTATGTAATGTACTTTATCGGGTTACGGGTGGGCATTTTACCAGAGGTTTCTATTGTATCAATCTACCCCTGTGTGATTCCTGTTGAAGCATATCTCGGGGGGGTGCAGGGCAGACGATTTCAAAACGGACTCCCCATTCATTAGATAGAGAAGATCACCAAGATTTCGTGATGCGCTGCCGAACTtattccaattcaataagagatCTCAATATTATGCCTTGAAGAGGACTCGAACCTCCACGCTCTTTAGCACGAGATTTTGAGTCTCGCGTGTCTACCATTTCACCACCAAGGCATCTTGAAAGTGAATCGTATTCCATGAATATGATATCTAGCTAGTGTTATGTATGGAATATATGACAAAGGTGGAGTGTTAGAGTATTTTTATTGATCGGTCATGTCATATAGGCCCGAGTCGGACATCCAATTGGTTCGATTTGAATTATCCGTAGGATATCTTATATATATTCTATCAAAAAGATGGACAATCAAACCTATTTCTCGATTCAATAGAAGCCCAAAGAGGTGAATAGGGTCCAAAATAAAAGTACTTAGTTATTAATGAATTCATCCTATAagtcatttattttattgtcgAACTCTAACCACTCTAAAAAATCAACGAGTCACACACTAAACATAgcaattatatttatataaaaaaaattaattgatattttttattcaatcttataaaattttgaaaattatcatttttttgttttaccgAAACAAGGAacctgaaagaaaaagaaaaggagaattGGATTATTCTTTGTTTACAAATATCCAAACTTTGATCCCTAATACGCCATAAATAGTTCGAACTGTATAGGAACAATAATCAATTTTAGCTCGAATGGTTAAGAGAGTAAGACCGGAAATGGAAATAGAATAGTTAGGTTGGGGGCAACAATATCATTTAAGATACTTAAATGAAAACCAAAATACTGTACTGCGATTCGAAAAATTGTTTGAAATCCTTGTTTTGTTTGTATTACCTCAATTTTCCGGTAATATATTAATTGAAACGAAATTGGATTTAGAATTATcaacttttatttctttgtCATTCCTTTCTTCGTCGAATACAAAAATAGATAAGTGAAtccaaaatcaaaagaaaaggaGGTTCATGGCCAAGGGTAAAGATATCCGAGTAAGGGTTATTTTGGAATGTACCTGTTGTGCTCAAAAGAGTGTTAATAAGGAATCGACGGGTATTTCCAGATATATTACTCAAAAGAATCGACACAATACGCCCAGTCGATTAGAATTAAGAAAATTCTGTTCTTGTTGTTGCAAACATACGATTCATGCAGAGATAAAGAAATAGAAAGCAGAgataaagaaatagaaaaaaggATTGTTTGTGTGTCACCTTGCCAAACAAAGAATATGAAGAATGATACATATTCTAATATTTATATAGATGCa
The genomic region above belongs to Arachis stenosperma cultivar V10309 chromosome 5, arast.V10309.gnm1.PFL2, whole genome shotgun sequence and contains:
- the LOC130981478 gene encoding photosystem II CP47 reaction center protein-like, producing the protein MILSKFLLTALIFYGIDPPLTVQEYVELNMSGSTGERSFADIITSIRYWIIHSITIPSLFIAGWLFVSTGLAYDVFGSPRPNESKNSFGIHLFLAGVACFGFGAFHVTGLYGPGIWVSDPYGLTGRVQSVNPAWGVEGFDPFVPGGIASHHIAAGTLGILAGLFHLSVRPPQRLYKGLRMGNIETVLSSSIAAVFFAAFVVAGTMWYGSATTPIELFGPTRYQWDQGYFQQEIYRRVSAGLAENQSLSEAWSKIPEKLAFYDYIGNNPAKGGLFRAGSMNNGDGIAVGWLGHPIFRDKEGREMIKKASVFFLISYQFHKMDFLKTPNDQFSHE
- the LOC130980019 gene encoding protein Ycf2-like translates to MVLRTWNEHEGINDTSLSLSCSAGSVAQDLWSLPGPDEKNGITSYGLVENDSDLVHGLLEVEGALVGSSRTEKGCSQFDNDRVTLLLRSEPRNPLNMIQKGSCFIVDQRFLYEKYESEFEEGEGVLDPQQMEEDLFNHIVWAPRIWRPWGFLFNCIERPNELGFPYWARSFRGKRIIYEEEDELQENDSEFLQGGTM